Proteins encoded by one window of Streptomyces clavuligerus:
- a CDS encoding sensor histidine kinase — protein sequence MARGKLRIYLGAAPGVGKTYAMLSEAHRRVERGTDCVVAFVEHHDRPRTEVMLHGLEQIHRRELEYRDAVFTEMDVDAVLERRPAVALVDELAHTNVPGSRNAKRWQDVEELLAAGIDVISTVNIQHFESLGDVVESITGVRQRETVPDEVVRRADQIELVDMTPQALRRRMAHGNIYKSDKVDAALSNYFRPGNLTALRELALLWVADRVDEYLQQYRGEHNIRSTWQARERIVVGLTGGPEGRTLIRRAARMAAKGSGSEILAVYIARSDGLTSASPKELNLQRTLVEDLGGTFHHVIGDDIPASLLEFARGVNGTQIVLGSSRRKAWQYIFGPGVGATVARDSGPDLDVHIVTHDEAGKGRGLPVARGARLGRSRIIAGWLVGVAAPVLLSLLLTGLDDSLGLANDVLLFLFLTVLAALLGGLLPALASAAVGSLLLNFYFTPPVRTLTVYDPKNIVAIVIFFAVAVAVASVVDLAARRTHQAARLRAESEILSFLAGSVLRGETTLDALLQRVRETFGMESVALLERRSDVDPWTTAGSVGPRSVVRPEDADVDMPVGDHMALALSGRVLPAEDRRVLAAFAAQAAVVLDRQRLVGQAEEARTLAEGNRIRTALLAAVSHDLRTPLAAIKAAVSSLRSDDVAWSEEDEAELLEGIEAGADRLDHLVGNLLDMSRLQTGTVTPLIRVTDLDEVVPMALVSVPDESVELDIPESLPMVAVDRGLLERAVANIVENAVKYSPAGTPVSVSASALGDRVEVRVADRGPGVPDDEKERIFEPFQRYGDAPRGAGVGLGLAVARGFTEAMGGTLSAEDTPGGGMTMVLTLKAAPGVEPVSADLPARITS from the coding sequence ATGGCACGCGGCAAGCTGAGGATCTACCTGGGCGCGGCACCGGGCGTGGGCAAGACGTACGCCATGCTCTCCGAGGCGCACCGCCGGGTGGAGCGCGGCACGGACTGTGTGGTGGCCTTCGTGGAGCACCACGACCGCCCCCGTACCGAGGTGATGCTCCACGGGCTGGAGCAGATCCACCGCCGGGAGCTGGAGTACCGGGACGCCGTCTTCACCGAGATGGACGTCGACGCCGTCCTAGAGCGCCGTCCCGCCGTCGCCCTCGTGGACGAGCTGGCGCACACCAACGTCCCCGGCTCCCGCAACGCCAAGCGCTGGCAGGACGTCGAGGAACTGCTCGCGGCGGGCATCGACGTCATATCGACCGTCAACATCCAGCACTTCGAGTCGCTGGGCGACGTGGTGGAGTCGATCACCGGGGTGCGGCAGCGGGAGACCGTGCCCGACGAGGTGGTCCGCCGGGCCGACCAGATCGAGCTGGTCGACATGACCCCGCAGGCGCTGCGGCGCCGGATGGCCCACGGCAACATCTACAAGTCGGACAAGGTCGACGCGGCCCTGTCCAACTACTTCCGCCCGGGGAACCTCACCGCGCTGCGCGAGCTGGCCCTGCTCTGGGTCGCCGACCGGGTGGACGAGTACCTCCAGCAGTACCGGGGCGAGCACAACATCCGTTCCACCTGGCAGGCCCGGGAGCGGATCGTGGTCGGCCTCACCGGCGGCCCCGAGGGACGCACCCTGATCCGCCGGGCCGCGCGGATGGCCGCGAAGGGCTCCGGCAGCGAGATCCTCGCGGTCTACATCGCCCGCAGCGACGGGCTGACCTCGGCCTCCCCCAAGGAGCTGAACCTTCAGCGGACCCTGGTGGAGGATCTGGGCGGCACCTTCCACCATGTCATAGGCGACGACATCCCGGCCTCGCTGCTGGAGTTCGCCCGGGGCGTCAACGGCACCCAGATCGTCCTCGGCTCCAGCCGCAGGAAAGCCTGGCAGTACATCTTCGGACCCGGGGTCGGCGCGACCGTCGCCCGGGACTCGGGCCCCGACCTCGATGTCCACATCGTCACCCATGACGAGGCGGGCAAGGGGCGCGGGCTGCCGGTGGCGCGCGGCGCCCGGCTGGGCCGCTCCCGGATCATCGCGGGCTGGCTGGTCGGTGTGGCCGCTCCGGTGCTGCTGTCGCTGCTGCTCACCGGGTTGGACGACTCGCTGGGACTCGCCAACGACGTGCTGCTCTTCCTCTTCCTCACCGTGCTGGCGGCGCTGCTCGGCGGGCTGCTGCCCGCGCTCGCCTCGGCCGCGGTGGGCTCCTTGCTGCTGAACTTCTACTTCACCCCGCCGGTGCGGACGCTCACGGTGTACGACCCGAAGAACATCGTCGCGATCGTGATCTTCTTCGCGGTGGCGGTCGCGGTGGCGTCGGTGGTCGACCTCGCGGCCCGCCGCACCCACCAGGCGGCCCGGCTGCGGGCCGAGTCGGAGATCCTGTCCTTCCTCGCGGGCAGTGTGCTGCGCGGCGAGACCACTCTGGACGCCCTGTTGCAGCGGGTGCGGGAGACGTTCGGCATGGAGTCGGTGGCGCTGCTGGAGCGCAGGAGCGACGTCGACCCGTGGACCACGGCGGGCAGTGTGGGTCCGCGGTCGGTGGTCCGGCCCGAGGACGCCGATGTGGACATGCCGGTGGGCGACCACATGGCGCTCGCGCTCTCCGGGCGGGTGCTGCCCGCGGAGGACCGGCGGGTGCTGGCCGCCTTCGCGGCCCAGGCCGCGGTGGTGCTCGACCGCCAGCGGCTGGTCGGCCAGGCGGAGGAGGCCCGCACCCTGGCGGAGGGCAACCGCATCCGCACCGCGCTGCTGGCCGCCGTCAGCCACGATCTGCGGACCCCGCTCGCCGCGATCAAGGCCGCCGTCTCCTCGCTGCGCTCCGACGACGTCGCCTGGTCCGAGGAGGACGAGGCCGAACTCCTCGAAGGGATCGAGGCCGGAGCCGACCGGCTGGACCACCTGGTCGGCAATCTGCTGGACATGTCCCGGCTCCAGACGGGGACGGTGACCCCGCTGATCCGGGTGACGGACCTGGACGAGGTGGTGCCGATGGCGCTGGTCTCGGTACCGGACGAGAGCGTGGAGCTGGACATCCCCGAGTCGCTGCCGATGGTCGCCGTCGACCGGGGGCTGCTGGAGCGCGCGGTCGCGAACATCGTGGAGAACGCCGTCAAGTACAGCCCCGCGGGGACGCCGGTGTCGGTGTCCGCGAGCGCGCTGGGCGACCGGGTGGAGGTCCGGGTCGCGGACCGCGGACCGGGGGTCCCCGACGACGAGAAGGAACGGATCTTCGAGCCGTTCCAGCGGTACGGGGACGCGCCGCGCGGCGCCGGGGTGGGGCTCGGGCTGGCGGTGGCCAGGGGCTTCACGGAGGCCATGGGCGGCACCCTCAGCGCGGAGGACACCCCCGGCGGGGGCATGACCATGGTCCTCACCCTGAAGGCGGCGCCGGGCGTCGAGCCCGTCAGCGCCGATCTCCCGGCCCGGATCACCTCGTGA
- a CDS encoding response regulator, translated as MTRVLVVDDEPQIVRALVINLKARKYEVDAAPDGATALQLAAARHPDVVVLDLGLPDMDGVEVIKGLRGWTRVPILVLSARHTSDEKVEALDAGADDYVTKPFGMDELLARLRAAVRRAEPVGGGDDDVVIVETESFTVDLAAKKVNRDGRDVRLTPTEWHLLEVLVRNTGRLVSQKQLLQEVWGPSYGTETNYLRVYMAQLRRKLEADPSHPRHFITEPGMGYRFERA; from the coding sequence ATGACGAGGGTGCTGGTGGTCGATGACGAGCCGCAGATCGTACGTGCCCTTGTGATCAATCTGAAGGCGCGCAAGTACGAGGTGGACGCGGCCCCCGACGGCGCGACCGCGCTCCAGCTCGCGGCGGCCCGCCACCCCGATGTCGTGGTGCTCGACCTCGGCCTGCCGGACATGGACGGGGTCGAGGTGATCAAGGGGCTGCGCGGCTGGACCCGGGTCCCGATCCTCGTCCTCTCGGCGCGCCACACCTCCGACGAGAAGGTCGAGGCGCTGGACGCGGGCGCGGACGACTACGTCACCAAGCCGTTCGGGATGGACGAGCTGCTGGCGCGGCTGCGGGCGGCGGTGCGCCGGGCGGAGCCGGTGGGCGGCGGGGACGACGACGTGGTGATCGTGGAGACGGAGAGCTTCACCGTCGACCTGGCGGCGAAGAAGGTCAACCGCGACGGGCGCGATGTCCGGCTCACCCCGACCGAGTGGCATCTGCTGGAGGTCCTGGTGCGCAACACGGGGCGGCTGGTCAGCCAGAAGCAGTTGCTCCAGGAGGTGTGGGGGCCTTCGTACGGGACGGAGACCAACTATCTGCGGGTCTATATGGCGCAGCTCCGGCGGAAGCTGGAGGCCGACCCCTCGCATCCGCGGCACTTCATCACCGAGCCCGGCATGGGGTACCGCTTCGAGCGCGCCTGA
- a CDS encoding OB-fold nucleic acid binding domain-containing protein, protein MSAPPPGGSGLGPGGKAAKPAGRFRRMFDRLSSSQQDLESEELQEAAQASGCTRIAECGDREIVRVTGTLRTVTLRPRAGVPALEAELFDGTAPLDVVWLGRRSITGIEPGRRLIVSGRISMSHGRRVLFNPTYELRPLGQE, encoded by the coding sequence ATGAGTGCACCACCTCCCGGCGGCAGCGGCCTGGGGCCGGGCGGCAAGGCGGCGAAGCCCGCCGGCCGCTTCCGGCGCATGTTCGACCGGCTCTCCAGCTCCCAGCAGGATCTGGAGTCCGAGGAACTCCAGGAGGCCGCCCAGGCGTCGGGGTGCACCCGGATCGCCGAGTGCGGCGACCGCGAGATCGTCCGGGTGACCGGTACGCTGCGCACGGTCACCCTGCGCCCCCGGGCCGGGGTGCCCGCGCTGGAGGCGGAGCTGTTCGACGGCACGGCCCCCCTGGACGTCGTCTGGCTGGGCCGCCGTTCGATCACGGGCATAGAGCCGGGCCGCAGGCTCATCGTCTCCGGCCGCATCTCCATGAGCCACGGCCGCCGTGTGCTGTTCAACCCCACATACGAACTCCGACCGCTCGGACAGGAGTAG
- a CDS encoding DUF3159 domain-containing protein translates to MTSSDKPTTTTNDPTADPGPTAPGPGGPADSAAVTEAALFEAFGGVRGMVETVVPGLLFVTIYTVNKDLHSSAIAALAVSLVLVAVRLLRKDTAKHAFSGIFGVAFGVVFAMMTGNAKDFYLPGMLYTLGLALAYIVTAVAGVPLIGLMLGPVFKENLSWRTRNPGRKKAYTKASYAWGLILLGKSAILFPLYWWADTTQLGWVLVALKIPPFLLAVYLTWVFLAKAPPPIDVFAELEAKERAEQERERGAAAQTGE, encoded by the coding sequence GTGACGTCTTCCGACAAGCCGACCACCACGACGAACGACCCCACGGCCGACCCCGGCCCCACCGCGCCGGGCCCCGGGGGGCCCGCCGACTCCGCGGCCGTCACCGAGGCGGCGCTGTTCGAGGCGTTCGGCGGGGTGCGGGGCATGGTGGAGACGGTCGTGCCCGGCCTGCTCTTCGTCACGATCTACACCGTCAACAAGGATCTCCACTCCTCGGCCATCGCCGCGCTCGCGGTCTCGCTGGTCCTGGTGGCGGTCCGGCTGCTGCGCAAGGACACCGCGAAGCACGCCTTCAGCGGGATCTTCGGTGTGGCCTTCGGTGTCGTCTTCGCGATGATGACGGGCAACGCCAAGGACTTCTATCTCCCGGGGATGCTCTACACCCTGGGCCTGGCGCTGGCGTACATCGTCACCGCCGTCGCCGGTGTCCCGCTGATCGGGCTGATGCTGGGCCCGGTCTTCAAGGAGAACCTGTCCTGGCGCACCCGCAACCCCGGGCGCAAGAAGGCGTACACCAAGGCGAGCTACGCCTGGGGGCTGATCCTGCTCGGGAAGTCGGCGATCCTCTTCCCGCTGTACTGGTGGGCGGACACCACCCAGTTGGGCTGGGTGCTGGTGGCGCTGAAGATTCCGCCCTTCCTGCTGGCCGTCTATCTGACCTGGGTGTTCCTGGCGAAGGCGCCGCCGCCGATCGATGTCTTCGCGGAGCTGGAGGCCAAGGAGCGCGCGGAGCAGGAGCGCGAGCGCGGCGCCGCCGCGCAGACGGGCGAGTAG
- a CDS encoding FtsX-like permease family protein, with protein sequence MVGFVFLRARGHRLLLTAALLAIALTTAVLATLAGFAGAVGDAGLKKALTTRDAASAALFVTVENPGEDRAATARDAARGAALAFDGLPVTLSPFDRSGTYALPGSLRPRAERGGEPDLTAFADLDRSRTRLSAGTWPTAAPGDVVQVALAETAAERLRLSPGPRVLKLTDRMGGAPVRIRITGTYRPADIRDPYWRLDDLAGRGVREDSEFTTYGPLLTHPDVLRSDRISRGKPGWLATADFSALGADRIGALRTAARDSQAHLSARPALKDAGVVARTALPETLDRLERALLVARATLLIVSLQLVLLAGYALLLVARLLSTERAGETRALLARGASRTRIAWLSALEALLLALPAAVAAPLLAGPLTGLLTERGALARIGLRIETGPTPALWLVGGGVALLCALAVVAPALAAARAGRGAPRELPGPLRAGADLALLAVAGVAYWQLERRGSGTGTLSGDRAGRLGVDPLLVVAPALALLAATVLTLRLLPPAARLAERSARRARGLIVPLAGWQFSRRPRRGTGPVLLLVLAVAMGMLAIGQGASWDRSQDDQADFASGAPVRVLNGGTLPQFGQSGVYDGMPGVRSSVAAARTGMSLAGGRQATVLALDTARADGGFRPRRDLVDGDPARLLTALRPQRTAPAGIVLPKDTARLVFDLRLRVPGGGAVDPESGEPRANSVGVVVEDRYGVRYRMQLGDLPQDGRRHTLRLDLDAAAGAPAGRAAGPLTLTAVEFHEVGASEKITRKRFTVERLRAVGRDGTERPVAPPALAWRGTASTGSADAQRNEPAVTSVRAGARTPLEVEYHAGVSSWDGWTAEPSVSVRIAVPPRAAPPVPAALVTEEFAKSTGAKAGSTLSVPLPGGDVKVRIAAVARQLPTLGPGAAAGPEAARLDGGAVLLDLHAVNQALAARPDGGLPVSEWWLYPEAGKAAEVAAAVRARPSMDPGQVQVRDEVARALHEDPLGAGPQTALLAAAVAAALLAAVGFAVATAGALRERAAEFAVLRALGAPRRQLARLVAAEQSLLIVLGLLIGVGVGTVLTRAVVPLIVLTGQATQPIPGVLVHLPLDRVATLLTAVAAVPVLIVGALALRRGNEAGALRVPGGE encoded by the coding sequence GTGGTGGGGTTCGTCTTTCTCCGCGCACGGGGGCACCGGCTGCTGCTGACGGCAGCGCTGCTCGCGATCGCGCTGACCACCGCCGTCCTCGCCACACTCGCCGGTTTCGCGGGCGCCGTCGGGGACGCGGGCCTGAAGAAGGCGCTCACCACCCGTGACGCCGCGTCCGCCGCGCTCTTCGTGACCGTCGAGAACCCCGGCGAGGACCGCGCGGCCACGGCACGCGACGCGGCGCGCGGGGCGGCGCTCGCCTTCGACGGACTGCCGGTGACGCTGAGCCCGTTCGACCGCTCCGGCACGTACGCCCTGCCGGGCTCGCTGCGGCCCCGGGCGGAGCGCGGCGGCGAGCCCGACCTCACGGCCTTCGCCGACCTGGACCGCTCCCGGACCCGGCTGTCGGCGGGCACCTGGCCCACGGCCGCCCCCGGTGACGTGGTGCAGGTGGCGCTGGCGGAGACCGCGGCCGAGCGGCTGCGGCTCTCCCCCGGCCCCCGGGTGCTGAAGCTCACCGACCGGATGGGCGGCGCCCCCGTACGGATCAGGATCACCGGCACCTACCGGCCCGCCGACATCCGGGACCCGTACTGGAGGCTGGACGACCTCGCCGGGCGCGGTGTGCGCGAGGACAGCGAGTTCACCACCTACGGTCCGCTGCTGACCCACCCCGACGTCCTCCGCTCGGACCGGATCAGCCGGGGGAAGCCGGGCTGGCTCGCCACCGCCGACTTCTCGGCGCTGGGCGCGGACCGGATCGGCGCGCTGCGCACGGCCGCGCGCGACAGCCAGGCCCATCTGTCGGCGCGGCCCGCGCTGAAGGACGCCGGGGTGGTGGCCCGCACCGCGCTGCCCGAGACGCTGGACCGGCTGGAACGGGCGCTGTTGGTCGCGCGGGCCACCCTGCTGATCGTCTCCTTGCAGCTCGTGCTGCTCGCGGGGTACGCCCTGCTGCTGGTGGCCCGGCTGCTCAGCACCGAACGCGCGGGCGAGACCCGTGCGCTGCTGGCCCGGGGCGCGTCCCGGACCCGGATCGCCTGGCTCTCCGCGCTGGAGGCGCTGCTGCTCGCGCTGCCCGCCGCGGTGGCCGCGCCGCTGCTCGCGGGGCCGCTGACCGGACTGCTCACGGAGCGGGGGGCCCTGGCCCGGATCGGGCTGCGGATCGAGACCGGTCCGACACCCGCCCTGTGGCTGGTCGGCGGCGGCGTGGCGCTGCTGTGCGCGCTGGCCGTGGTCGCCCCCGCGCTGGCGGCGGCCCGGGCCGGGCGGGGCGCGCCCCGGGAGCTGCCGGGGCCGCTGCGGGCCGGAGCCGATCTGGCGCTGCTCGCGGTCGCCGGGGTGGCGTACTGGCAGTTGGAGCGGCGCGGTTCGGGCACCGGCACGCTCAGCGGCGACCGGGCCGGGCGGCTCGGTGTCGATCCGCTGCTGGTGGTGGCGCCCGCGCTGGCGCTGCTCGCCGCGACGGTGCTCACCCTGCGGCTGCTGCCGCCCGCCGCGCGGCTCGCGGAGCGGAGCGCGCGGCGGGCCCGGGGGCTGATCGTCCCGCTGGCGGGCTGGCAGTTCAGCCGGAGGCCGAGGCGGGGCACGGGGCCCGTGCTGCTGCTGGTGCTCGCGGTGGCGATGGGGATGCTGGCGATCGGTCAGGGGGCCTCCTGGGACCGTTCCCAGGACGATCAGGCCGACTTCGCGTCCGGTGCGCCGGTACGGGTGCTGAACGGGGGAACGCTTCCGCAGTTCGGCCAGTCCGGGGTGTACGACGGCATGCCGGGCGTCCGGTCCTCGGTCGCCGCGGCCCGTACCGGGATGTCGCTGGCGGGCGGGCGGCAGGCGACCGTCCTGGCGCTGGACACCGCCCGCGCCGACGGGGGGTTCCGGCCGCGCCGGGACCTCGTGGACGGCGACCCCGCCCGGCTGCTGACGGCGCTCCGGCCGCAGCGGACGGCCCCCGCGGGGATCGTGCTGCCGAAGGACACGGCACGGCTCGTGTTCGATCTGCGGCTGCGGGTCCCCGGCGGCGGTGCCGTGGACCCGGAGAGCGGCGAGCCGCGCGCGAACAGCGTCGGCGTCGTGGTCGAGGACCGCTACGGGGTGCGCTACCGGATGCAGCTCGGCGATCTCCCGCAGGACGGGCGGCGGCACACCCTCCGGCTCGACCTGGACGCGGCGGCCGGGGCCCCGGCGGGCCGGGCGGCGGGGCCGCTGACCCTGACCGCCGTCGAGTTCCACGAGGTCGGCGCCTCGGAGAAGATCACGCGCAAGCGCTTCACGGTCGAGCGGCTGCGGGCCGTCGGCCGCGACGGCACCGAGCGGCCGGTGGCCCCGCCCGCACTCGCCTGGCGGGGCACGGCGAGCACCGGCAGCGCGGACGCGCAGCGGAACGAGCCCGCCGTGACCTCGGTGCGGGCCGGGGCCCGCACCCCGCTGGAGGTCGAGTACCACGCGGGGGTCTCGTCCTGGGACGGCTGGACCGCCGAGCCCTCGGTGTCGGTACGGATCGCGGTGCCGCCGCGCGCCGCTCCCCCCGTGCCCGCCGCGCTGGTGACCGAGGAGTTCGCGAAGTCCACCGGCGCGAAGGCCGGTTCGACGCTCTCCGTGCCGCTGCCGGGCGGCGATGTGAAGGTGCGGATCGCCGCCGTGGCACGCCAGCTGCCCACGCTCGGGCCCGGCGCCGCCGCCGGTCCGGAGGCCGCCCGGCTCGACGGCGGGGCGGTCCTCCTCGATCTGCACGCCGTCAACCAGGCGCTCGCGGCCCGGCCGGACGGCGGGCTGCCGGTGTCCGAGTGGTGGCTCTACCCCGAGGCGGGCAAGGCCGCCGAGGTGGCGGCGGCGGTGCGGGCGCGGCCGTCGATGGACCCGGGCCAGGTCCAGGTCCGCGACGAGGTCGCGCGGGCGCTCCACGAGGACCCGCTGGGCGCGGGGCCGCAGACCGCGCTGCTCGCCGCCGCAGTCGCCGCGGCCCTGCTGGCGGCGGTCGGGTTCGCCGTCGCCACGGCGGGGGCGCTGCGGGAGCGGGCGGCGGAGTTCGCGGTGCTGCGGGCGCTGGGCGCGCCGCGGCGGCAGCTCGCCCGGCTGGTGGCCGCGGAGCAGTCCCTGCTGATCGTGCTGGGCCTGCTGATCGGTGTCGGTGTCGGCACCGTCCTCACCCGTGCCGTCGTCCCCCTGATCGTCCTGACCGGCCAGGCCACCCAGCCGATCCCCGGTGTCCTGGTCCACCTCCCCCTCGACCGTGTCGCCACCCTCCTCACCGCCGTCGCCGCCGTCCCCGTCCTCATCGTGGGGGCGCTAGCCCTGCGCCGGGGGAACGAGGCGGGGGCCCTGCGGGTGCCGGGGGGTGAGTGA